Proteins co-encoded in one Rhodococcus sp. PAMC28707 genomic window:
- the egtB gene encoding ergothioneine biosynthesis protein EgtB: MPFHEQGDGVVTVEHLRDRVEVVLSRSRARSALLTESVDENELTAQHSPLMSPLVWDLAHIGNQEELWLVRDVGGRDPVRQDIDELYDAFKHSRSSRRSLPLLSPDEARAYVGTVREKVWDILASSPLDGRRLEQDAFAFGMVAQHEQQHGETMLATHQLRLGPAVLSAPAPPAPTVEAAGEVVIEGGPFTMGTTFDPWALDIERPAHAVFVSTFALDVAPVTNGRYVEFIEDGGYDREDLWSERGWSHRITEGLRAPLFWERDADGAWWRRRFGVTAPIRPSQPVVHVGFFEAEAYARWVGKRLPTEAEWEKAARFDSSTGSVRKYPWGDAEPTEAHANLGQRHLEPADIGAYPAGATPQGVQQLIGDMWEWTSSDLEPYPGFEPFPYVEYSEVFLRGDYKVLRGGSFGTDEVACRGTFRNWDHPIRRQIFAGFRCARDVESR, encoded by the coding sequence ATGCCATTTCACGAGCAAGGAGACGGTGTCGTGACAGTCGAGCATCTTCGTGATCGAGTAGAGGTCGTACTTTCCCGTAGTCGTGCACGTAGTGCGCTGCTGACCGAGAGTGTCGACGAGAATGAGCTGACCGCGCAGCACTCGCCGCTGATGAGCCCGCTGGTGTGGGACCTCGCGCACATCGGCAATCAAGAGGAGTTGTGGCTCGTCCGCGACGTCGGAGGCCGTGATCCGGTGCGCCAGGACATCGACGAACTGTACGACGCGTTCAAGCACTCGCGTTCGAGCCGCCGTTCGCTGCCTCTGTTGTCACCGGATGAGGCTCGCGCCTACGTCGGCACCGTGCGGGAGAAGGTATGGGACATTCTCGCGTCCAGCCCGCTCGATGGGCGCAGGCTCGAGCAAGATGCATTCGCGTTCGGCATGGTTGCGCAGCACGAACAGCAGCACGGCGAGACCATGCTTGCGACGCACCAGCTTCGGCTCGGACCGGCGGTCCTCTCGGCGCCCGCGCCTCCCGCCCCGACCGTCGAAGCGGCAGGCGAGGTCGTGATCGAGGGCGGCCCGTTCACGATGGGCACCACCTTCGATCCGTGGGCGCTCGACATCGAACGGCCTGCGCACGCGGTATTCGTTTCCACATTTGCCCTCGACGTCGCACCGGTCACCAACGGTCGGTATGTGGAATTCATCGAAGACGGTGGTTACGACCGAGAAGATCTGTGGAGTGAGCGCGGTTGGTCGCACCGGATCACCGAGGGACTTCGAGCGCCGTTGTTCTGGGAGCGTGACGCAGATGGTGCGTGGTGGCGTCGCCGATTCGGTGTCACGGCCCCGATTCGGCCGAGCCAGCCTGTGGTTCACGTCGGCTTCTTCGAGGCCGAGGCGTACGCGCGCTGGGTAGGCAAGCGCCTACCCACCGAGGCGGAGTGGGAGAAGGCGGCGCGTTTCGACTCGTCGACCGGCTCGGTCCGCAAGTATCCGTGGGGAGATGCCGAGCCGACGGAAGCTCACGCAAATTTGGGTCAGCGGCACCTGGAACCAGCCGACATCGGGGCTTATCCAGCGGGGGCGACACCGCAGGGTGTGCAGCAACTCATCGGTGATATGTGGGAGTGGACGTCTTCGGATCTGGAGCCCTACCCGGGATTCGAGCCGTTTCCGTATGTCGAATATTCCGAGGTGTTTCTGCGCGGTGATTACAAGGTGTTGCGCGGAGGTTCGTTCGGCACCGACGAGGTCGCGTGCCGGGGCACGTTCCGGAATTGGGATCACCCGATTCGTAGGCAGATCTTCGCCGGCTTTCGGTGCGCACGCGATGTCGAGTCACGCTGA
- the egtA gene encoding ergothioneine biosynthesis glutamate--cysteine ligase EgtA, whose amino-acid sequence MSSNEKSLGLSSRPAAEAYVSRVCFKLGPPQLIGAELEWLTFAEDGDRPSLEHLADALGDYAPRSIAPDSPALTLPGGSVVTIEPGGQIELSSSPHASVAELQNALDSDSREVTVVMEAAGIHMASVPADTEREAHRVLVLPRYCAMEKRFTTIGPFGKLMMCNTAAAQVSVDAGVDRAEVAARWEMLEAIGPAFVAAFASSPSLRGAPEGTWASQRMRTWLELDGSRTAVPASGDPIAAYARWALDVPLLCIRSEGESWEAPFGSTFADWLAGDVAALAGRQPTTVDLDYHLTTLFPHVRACGHLEIRYLDAQPDGQWVVPASAFESLLSTPAVTEAATALAHRTAGRWIDAAQLGLADADLRETAVELLRLAARAGGDHADSLSAASERCRRGESPEPGDAVARSIDACHFTSKETVS is encoded by the coding sequence TTGTCGTCCAACGAGAAGTCGCTCGGGCTCAGTTCTCGGCCTGCGGCCGAGGCCTATGTGTCTCGGGTCTGCTTCAAGCTCGGTCCGCCGCAGCTCATCGGTGCCGAATTGGAATGGTTGACGTTCGCCGAGGACGGAGACAGACCGTCACTCGAACATCTTGCCGACGCGCTGGGGGACTACGCACCGCGCAGTATCGCACCTGATTCACCCGCCCTGACGTTGCCGGGCGGAAGCGTCGTCACGATCGAACCGGGCGGCCAGATCGAACTCTCCAGCTCGCCGCATGCGTCGGTGGCCGAACTGCAGAACGCGTTGGATTCGGACTCCCGTGAAGTCACCGTCGTCATGGAGGCAGCCGGCATCCATATGGCATCGGTGCCCGCGGACACCGAGCGTGAGGCGCACCGGGTGCTGGTCCTACCGCGCTACTGTGCAATGGAGAAACGCTTCACCACCATCGGCCCGTTCGGAAAGCTGATGATGTGCAACACCGCTGCAGCTCAGGTCAGCGTCGACGCCGGGGTCGATCGTGCCGAGGTTGCTGCACGGTGGGAGATGTTGGAGGCCATCGGTCCCGCATTCGTTGCCGCGTTCGCATCCTCGCCCAGTCTGCGTGGCGCACCGGAAGGCACCTGGGCGTCGCAGCGCATGCGCACCTGGCTCGAACTCGACGGCAGTCGCACCGCCGTTCCCGCCAGCGGTGATCCCATCGCGGCCTATGCGAGATGGGCGCTCGACGTCCCGTTGCTGTGCATTCGCAGTGAAGGGGAAAGCTGGGAGGCGCCGTTCGGATCCACGTTTGCGGATTGGCTTGCAGGAGATGTCGCGGCACTGGCAGGGAGACAGCCGACCACCGTCGACCTCGACTACCACCTGACCACACTGTTTCCGCACGTTCGAGCCTGCGGACACCTCGAAATTCGGTACCTCGACGCCCAACCCGATGGGCAATGGGTCGTTCCGGCATCGGCGTTCGAATCGTTGTTGTCGACCCCGGCAGTCACCGAGGCGGCAACCGCGCTCGCCCACCGGACTGCAGGCCGATGGATCGATGCCGCACAGTTGGGGTTGGCGGATGCCGACTTGCGTGAGACGGCCGTAGAACTGCTGCGGTTGGCTGCACGCGCGGGAGGTGATCACGCGGACTCGTTGTCAGCGGCCTCGGAGCGATGTCGCCGGGGTGAGTCACCCGAACCAGGGGACGCAGTGGCCCGTTCGATCGACGCATGCCATTTCACGAGCAAGGAGACGGTGTCGTGA